ATCAATAACACAGATCACTGATCAATAACACTGATCTCTGATGGATAACACTGATGACTGATCGATAACTCTGATCACCGATCGGTAACACTGATCACTGACCACTGATCACCGATCGATAACTCTGATCACCGATCGATAACactgatcactgatcaataaGACTGATCACTGATCACCGATCGATAACACTGATCACCGATCAATAACACTGACTACTGATGGGAGTATTGATCTCACCTCTTGAGGCTCTGCAGCTCGTCCAGGGTGAAGTCAAAGATGTTGGCCATGTGGTGGTTGGAGGACCAGCTGCAGGACAACTGGTTCTGGAACACACAATCAGACCATCACTGGAACACACGCACCtccactggaacacacacacacaccactggaACACAGGCACcaccactggaacacacaatCAGACCACgactggaacacacacaccaccactggaacacacaatCAGACCATGATtggaacacacacaccatgGCTGGAACACATGCACcaccactggaacacacaatCAGACCATGATtggaacacacacaccatgGCTGGAACACATGCACCACCACTGGAACACACGCACcaccactggaacacacaatCAGACCACGACTGGAACGCACACCACcaccactggaacacacaatCAGACCACCACTGGAACACACGCACCACcaccactggaacacacaatCAGACCACCACTGGAACACACGCACcaccactggaacacacaatCAGACCACCACTGGAACACACGCACcaccactggaacacacacagtATCACTGGAACACACAATCAGACCACgactggaacacacacaccatgactggaacacacacacaccatgactggaacacacacaccaccgctggaacacacacaccaccactagaacacacacaccatgactgaaacacacacaccatgactggaacacacacaccaccactgGAACACACTGAGAACTAGGGCTGGCCCCagtagcagtttctgggctccggatattccgccccgattaatgacgaatatccgaatattcagttTGCAACGTCTgacggggggtggggggtgggggttggGGGGCAATATTAGGATTGGTTCATATCATTATGTCCGACAGGGGGGACATCGGACGAATTGACGAGAGGAAGTGCGACATCGTCCGACAGGGGGGGTggaatccgaatattcggttctcaaaataaatattaggATACCACCATCACggccgaatattcggatattcaggtccagccctactgAGAACCACAGAAGAACAGTCTTACGCTGGGAATGGCGTCTTCCAGCAGCCATTTGgacttcctcttcttcctctcagaCGCTCCGCTGCAGACACAGGTTATCTCATTACCACAACAGGCTGAAGGACAAGAACATGATAcgacaatctaactgttcttcAGGTAAATAACTACCTGGCCGTGGTCTTCTTACGGCCCCGCCACCCGTCCATCTGAGCACGCTCAGGAAAAAGTTTGCAGGGGGGGTTGGGAGGAACCCGGGTCCTCAAACGGAAGATGCACTTCCTCTTCTTAATCTCCTTCCCACACAGAAATCTGGACACATGACAGGTTAGTGTGTGGAACACATGTTGGCATGTTGAACACATGTTGAACACATGTTGAACACATGTAGGCATGTAGAACACATGTTGACGTGTTGAACACATTGGCGTGTTGAACACGTAGAATGCATGTTGGCGTGGTGAACACATGTAGAACACATGTTGGCGTGTTGAACATATGTTAGCGTGTTGAACACATGTTGGCGCGTTGAACACATTAGTGTGTTGAACACATGTTGGCGTGTTGAACACATGTTGGCATGTTGAACACGTTAGGGTGTTGAACACATGTTGGCGTGCTGAACACATGTTGGCGTGCTGAACACATGTTGGCGTGTTGAACACATGTTGGCGTGTTGAACACATGTTGGCGTGCTGAACACATGTTGGCGTGCTGAACGCATGCTGAACACATGTTGGCATGGTGAACACACGCTGGCGTGGTGAACACATGTTGAACACATGATGGCGTGTTGAACACATGTTGGCACGGTGAACACATGTTGGCGCGGTGAACACATATTGGCGCGGTGAACACATGTTGGCGTGGTGAACACACGTTGAacacattcaattcaattcaattcaattttatttatatagcgccaattacagtcaaattgtctcgagatgctttacagaacccatatgcctgaacccccagagcagccctaaggagacagtggcaggaaaacacccttttaacagggaaaaaaacctagagcagaacccggctctaatgtgggggaacccatctgcctgctggccgggtgggttgagagggacagaagaggtagagatagagggatggaggtagaggggaagaggtagagggttacagttggtgggagaacaaccacacatctgaagcatccagctctgggatcagggacactcggagaaaggacacagaaagaaacagagtgagtgtaatgcaataatggtatatatatattaaatataatggtagatagagaagggctcagtggatccagagaggtcctccagcagcctaggcctatagcagcataactaggggcagaactaagggacgtccaagaggaagactccagctgaccccctcagggtcccccagtcagtcctaactataagatttgtcaaaaaggaaggttttaagcctggtcttaaaaatagagagggtgtccacctccagaacccaaactgggagctggttccacaggagaggagctgataactgaaggctctgcctcacattctacttttaaagattctaggaacaacaagtaagcctgcagtctgagagcaaagagttctgctaggataatatggtactatcaggtctttaagatatgatggagattggttgttaagagctttatatgtcagaagaaggattttgaattctattctagatttatcaggaagccaatgaaaagaaaccaatataggagaaatatgatctctcttgctaactcccgtcagtactctggctgcagcgttttggatcagctgtagatgtttcagagagctattgggacaacctgataataaggaattacagtagtcaagcctagaagtaacaaatgcatggactagtttttctgcatcactctgagacaggatgttcctgattttcacaatatttctcaggtggaaaaaggaagtcctacagatttgttttatgtgtgagttaaaggacatgtcctggtcaaagataacaccgaggttcctcacagtagtactggaggccaatgtaatgccatccagagtaactatatgctttgaaggcaattctctaagatgtttggggccaaatacaatgacttcagtctggtctgaatttagtagtaagaaattataggtcatccaggtctttatgtccttaagacaatcttgcagtctgcaTAGTTGATGTTGGTGTGTTGAACACATATTGGCATTGTGAACACATGTTGGCGTGTGTACAGATACATTCTTACTTGCTCTTGTATTTGTTGAGAGCGTCCAGCAGGTGCTGCCCCCTCTCTGCTGGAGGAGTGTTGGacagctgaaaacacaaacagcagttaGACCCGCTGCAGGGTTCTGGCCCGGTTCTGTCAGGGGTCTGGCCCGGTTAAGGTGGTTTCGTTACCTTTCCCAGCTGCAGATGCTCCCAGTTGGCGGACACGAAGGCAAGGATCTCATCCAGCTCGAAGTACTTCTTCTTGCTGCTGACCGACAGGTTGTAGAGGACCAGGTGAACCACGTCCACCCACCTGAGGGACAGCCGGCGGACGTACTCGGAGCCTTTATTACACACCGAGCAGAGGAACAGGTAGAACCTGAGCAGCGGGAGCAGAGAGAACATCAGGGTGCTACACCAATCACAGCGGGGTTAGGGAGCGGGCGGCGAGGACGTCACCTGTCTCCGAACATCATGGACTCCTGCAGGCACTGAGTGCATGCTTCATGGAACCACTGCTGACACCTGAAGCACTGCAGCATCTTCAGGTaccacctgcacacacacacaccagcgtCAGCATCACACACAGGTAACACCACACCTGCCGCGCTCCCATTGGTCCTCTTACTCTCCAGGGCCGCCGCAGTAGCAGTAACACTGCTGCTGATTGGTCCGGTGCTGAGAGTCCCAGTCCAGAGAGTCCACCTCGTACGGCAGAACCTGCTTCATGGACGACAGGGCCTTCGCTATCGGACCTTTCTTCAGAGCACCACCCTTCTGGAGGGGCAGATGGACAGGTTAGAGAGAGAGGcgagtcagagagagagacgggtaagagagacagacaggttagagaGAGAGACGGTTTAGAGAGACGggtcagagagagagatgggtcagagagaaagatgtTAGAGAGAGACAGGTTAGAGAGAGAGGTGGGTCTGAGAGAAAGATGTTAGAGAGAGACAGGTTAGAGAGAGAGGTGGGTCTGAGAGACAGGCgggtgagagagacagacgggTTAGAGAGACTGGTTAGAGGGACAGATGGGTTAGAGAGAGTGAtgggtcagagacagacaggtcagagagagagatgttAGAGAGAGACAGGTTAGAGAGAGAGGCGggtcagagagagagatgggtgagagagacagacagggtAGAGAGAGACAGGGTAGAGAGAGATGGGTTAGAGAGACAGGTTAGAGAGATAGACGGGttagagacagagagatggTTTAGAGACAGACGGGTtagagcagtgtttctcaaatagtggggcgcgcccccctgggggggcacagaggcatgtcaaggggggcgcaggagactgggaggaaaaggtccttcaacacggaactagttagctgaactattgttttaacgtcggcctgtttttcgcggcgtacaacaatactgaaattgtgctggcccatagactgtatatgccatagatataaaaaattatatatattaataataataataatgatattctgtatatatctatggtatatgcactggccgttcagactccgaagtacagactcctgagaacgggagaacgcatcgttaatgtgcagtcggaacaccagcgtacttgatcacgtcacatactcggctcatctcctccgattatttttaccagcaatgtcaaacatacggcctgcgggccaaaaccggcccaccagacggtccatttcggcccgcgggacgactttacaaatgataaaaatcacaacaacattaactgtaattattaaatttgtaaaattgtaaatttaaaataatttctagaacttgacaagttgttctgatcatgaagtaaaatactagattgttcagttccagaaacctgtgactgaatgttttgtgtttttgtagataaactgttatctggcagttagaatgcatgtgtgaatgatgaactgaggcataataggctactgttgaaattgaacttgttttccttaagaaatttcaggttcataatattttgtaaaaagatacttcattaaatgtgaacattttcagaatgtactatttttgaactaaaacaaaggggaaaagttggaattgtggttatttataggttattatgctgtgattttactggtggggcccactggagatcagattgggtttatgtggtccctggactaaaatgagttaatttgagaaccactgggtTAGAGAGAGACGGGttaaagagacagacaggtcagagagaccgacaggtgagagagacaggTTTAGAGAGACAGACGGGTTAGAGAGACAGGCGGgttagagagacagacaggtcagagagacaggtttagagagacagaggttagagagacaggtcagagagagagacgggttAGAGAGAGATGGgtcagagagacacagacaggcaGAAATGCATTTTCGCTCCATTATATATAATTGTTTATTACTTATTTCCCAGAACTGATCAACTGATCAATCAACTGAAGTGACACACAATCAATAGCTGATCAATGTGATCAGATCAGTTATTTACCCGGACAGCCAGAGCAAAGACACAACGTCTGCAGAACCACGGACTGAGACTGCTGCTGCCCTCTACTGGAGGAACATGGCACTGCTGGTGGAAacctgagacacacacacacacacacacacacacacacacacacacacacacacacacacacacacacacacacacacacacacacacacacacacacacacacagacaaatgaGTCATCATCACCAGCAGGTAAATGACTGATATTCTGGATCTGGGTCTAGTCTAGTGGACGGCAGGTATGATGTCACCACCGATCGATTAGCTGTTTCTGATAAACTGATTGATCCATGACTCACCAATGCCACACTTCCCACAGATCAGGACCAGGTTGTTTGATTGGTTGTCAGAGTTTGGCCCCACCTCCCGGCACACAGAGCACTGGGGCTCCTCCCCTGGGACTCCAGCTGCAACACGATTGGACAGGAGTaggtgagacacacacacaaccgtCTGTCTCTGTCCACCCATCtctctgtctacctgtctgttgCTCTGTCcacctgtgtctctctctctccacctgtctctctttcggtcctcctgtctctctctctctgtctatctgactctctctctctgtctgtctctctgtccacctgtctctctctctctgtccgcctgtctgtctctctgtccacctgtctctctctctctgtccgcctgtctgtctctctgtccacctgtctgtctctctgtccacctgtctgtctgtctctctctccacctgtctgtccctctctgtCCACcggtctctctctctgtccgcttgtctgtctgtctctctctctctccacctgtctctctctctacctgtctgtctctctgtccacctgtctgtctccctgtccacctgtctgtctctctctgtccacctgtctgtctctcaccgtGTTGGATGTCCTTCCAGAGGACCCAGAACTTGGAGTTGTCTTCAAACGTGACGAAGCAGCTCTGCCTGGGAGGGCTCACCTGTCCACCAATCAAAACGCGGACAGTTATCAGCCACTCACAGCGCAGCATCCATAGAGTTGCTATGGTTACCTGCAGGAGAACCTTACCCGCTGTATCTTTCCCAGGTAGTAGAGTCCATCTGACCAATGACAGAGGACAAACTGTCCCACACTCAGACTGGACTCcgcctcctcgtcctcctccaggCTCCGCCCATGCAGACATGACCCGCCCCCTGGAGACACCTCAGGCTCCGCCCCACAGAAGGCTTCAAtcaggtcctcaaacatcctgcacaaacagagagggagacaggtgGTCAGtgagacaggcaggcaggcagacagagagggagacaggcagacagacagagagggagacaggtgGTCAGTGAAACAGGCAGACAGGGAGGGAGACAAGTGGTCAAtgagacaggcaggcaggcagggagtgagacaggtagacagacagggagCGAGACAGGTGGTCAGTGAAGCAGGCAGACagtgagacaggcagacagacagtgagACAGGCAGGCAAACAGAGGAGACCGGGagtgagacaggcagacagacagggagtGAGACAGGTGGTTGGTGAGACAGGcaaacagagagggagacagggagtgagacaggcagacagaatgagacaggcagacagggaGTGAGACAGGTGGTCAGTGAGACAGGCAAACAGAGagtgagacaggcagacagaaaggcagacagacagtgagTGAGACAGGTGGTCAGtgagacagggagacagagtgagacaggcagacagacaggcagacagagaatgagataggcaggcagacagacagtgagacaggcagacagacagtgagacaggcagacagacagggagacaggcagacagacagggagtGAGGCAGGTGGTCAGTGAGACAGGCAGTAAGAGagtgagacaggcagacagacaggccgTTGCTGTGATTCCTTCCTGAACTGTTTAGGAGATTTTGTCATGTTGGAGCATGCGCACTGTGGCTCCCCATCACATACTGTTAACTAACCCCATTGTTCACTAACCCCGTTATCCCCCGTTCACTAACTAACCCCGTTATCCGCCGTTAACCAACAGGCTGAACCAACCCGGTTACCTGCTGGTAACTCGTTCACTGACACTGAGCTGTGTAACGGTCCGCCGTTAACCACCGACACTGACCGGCTGTTCACCGGAGAGAGGTAAACGGGTTAAACTAAACTAACGGGTGAAACAAACTAGCGGGTAGAACCAACCGGAGCAACAGCGGGTTTTTATAGAAATCACAGCTGCCTCACCTTCTCTGATCCGGGCTgcgtctctcctctctcccggTCCTCCCGTTACCGAACTCccgacggacagacagacggtgTGTATGTCGGTGTCTCCGCTCGTTCAGCCGTTCTCCGTGTCTCCGTGTCTCTTTCTATCCGTCTCTCTGTCCGTTTCCGAAACCTAAACTTCAAACTTCTACGGTCgccatttttttcacttttcccGCGAATCACGTTTGCGTAACTGGTCATCGCCGAGCTGATCGTCATCACGCACAGCCAGGAACAGTTGAGCCCATTCAAAACTCCGATgactttttcagacattttaggaGCCTAACCCCCTAAAATAAACTATTATACTAACCCCTCACCCCTAAAACAAATTATTATAGCCAACCCCTAACTCCCTAAAATAAACTATTATAACTAACCCCTAACCCCTAAAATAAACTATTATAACCCTTGATTTTTTATCTTCAGAGTTGTAGTTTGGACTGAACTACAGACTCAGCTCAGATCAACTTTTTAAAGATGctcagtttttaaataaattcatgtGATGTCTAAAGTATATCTGACATCTTTTCATACTGGTCTgttcataaaacaaaacagtgatttgaaatatgtttttctcctgttaataaatatcaaaatacaatattaataataacagaagaacacttttaaaaagcaagatttatttattacttaaCACATAACATATTAAACATTATGTTGtaagatttatttattgaattctGTGTATTTCATCTACTATTAAAATCAGCTGTGAGCCACCTGACAGATGATTTGAACCGATCAGAGGTTATTGATATGTGATCAGTAGGAGATCAGAAGGAGGCGGGGCAGTCAGTCATCAGTATCAAACTTTATTGATCAGAATACCTCAGCAGGAACAACTCAACATCTTCgcatcattttataaaacagCTCTCCTTATCTTAAGTTCTCCATGGGGCGGAGTCAGGGGCGGGCTGTGGTTTATGGGTGAGTCAGAGGTCAGGGGCGGGGTTATGGGTCAGGGCGGGATATATATAGTTTATGGGCTGGGTTATGGGTCAGGGATGGGTTATGTTTATGTGCGGAGTCAGAGGTCAGGGGCGGGGTTATAGGTTAGGGGCGGGGTCATATGTTCAGGACTTGGGTCTGGTACTGGGTCGGAACTTCATCTCGGTGAACCTCAGCGAGTACTGCCAGCCCGTCCAGCTGGACCACTCCACTCCATCAGCGTAGGAGGCGTGGCCTCCCCTCAGGTACTGGCCATTCAGGTTGGAGGTGTGGCAATTCCGGTACCACCACGCCCCCTGGTAGTACGCCGCGCAGTTGTTCTCCGACTGGTCCTGGTCCCGGTCTTTGGTGGTGAACTGCATCCCAGAGTGCTTCAGAAGGGAGTCACCTGGAGAACAGAGCCACACCTGCTGGTAGTACCAAGTAGTACACTACAGTACCGAATGTGTAGTATTGTGTAATACGCTGTAGTACCGAGTACTACACTGTAGGACTGAGTAATACGCTGTAGTACTGAGTACTACACTGTAGGACTGTGTAGTACGGTGTAGTACTGTGTAGTAGTACCTGCTGTCCCAGAGTACCCGTCCACCTCCAGCGGGTATCCGTCCTCTTCAGGGTTCACTGAGTCTCGGCCAACAGAGAACTGGGAGTAATGAGCGAACGCTGTGGCGTTATCGAAGTCTGACATGTCAATACGCAACTCATAGACCCCAGACCTGGTCAACGAGTAGATCCTCTGAAGACctgagagaggacagagagacagaaggacagacaaacagacagacagacagacagaaagcctTCACTCGGTTGATTTAGAACATTAATGATTGAATGTTTTTTCTATCATTCTATCAGCTTTGAATTGTGCCCATCAGTGTGCCCATCAGTGTGTCCATCAGTGTGTCTCAGACCTAGCCAGTGTTCTCCGGTGGTCGTCCCGAAGCCGTCTCTGTAGGCGTCCCATCCTCTGAAGAAGTTCACTGATCCGTCCTCCCTTCTCTGGAACACCTGGAACCACACAATTCTACCATTAACGTCCAGTTCTACCGTTAACATCCAGTTCTACCGTTAACGTCCAGTTCTACCATTTACCTACAGTTCTATCTTTCAATCTGAAGTCCTGCAgctttatggaaacagaacaacatgaaggagTAGAACTCattctgtagatgtttttctatctccctgtttccagttgtttcctctctactctgatCCTCAGCTGTagaagatatttcaccatgctggatggatcttcacccactgctcctctgttcactgtttctgctgcacttattttattcatccagtagcttttgtgtctttgtgtctttgtgtcttcgTACCGTCCACCCTCCTCTGTCGGTGCTCATGTCGCAGTAAACCATGAAGCCGTTGGGGTCGTGGGTTGGAAACACTGAATAAACTCCGTCCTGCGAGACGCCAGACGCCTGGACATCGCTGCAGTCTCTGGGTCTGAGAGCTGAAGGATACAAGCAGACAGGAAGCGGGTTAGGCTAACAGATAACGGTCAACTTGACCTAATTCTGATCAGTTTTCTCTGCAGAAACTCCTGCAGCTCACCTGCTAACAATGTAAACCTGCTAATGATGTAAACCTGCTAATGGTGTGAATCTGCTCACAATGTAAACCTGTTAATGATGTAAACCTGCTAATGGTATAAATCTGCTAACAATGTAAACCTGTTAATGATGTAAACCTGCTAATGATGTACACCTGCTAACAATGGAAACCTGGTAATGGTGTAAACCTACTAACGGTGTAAACCTGCTAACGATGCAAACCTGCTAACGATGTAAACCTGCTAATGGTGTAAAACTGCTAACGATGTAAATTTGCTAACGATGTAAACCTGCTAATGATGTAAACCTGCTAATTGTGTGTTTCCTGCTAATGGTGTAAACCTGCTAACGATGTAAACCTGCTAACGACGTAAACCTGCTAACGGTGTAACCTTGCTAACAGTGTCAACCTGCTAACCGTGTAAACCTGCTAACTGTATGTTTCCTGCTAACAGTGTAAACCTGCTAACCGTTTCCTGCTAATGATGTAAACCTGCTAACTGTGTGTTTCGTGCTAACCGTGCGTTTCCTGCTAACAGTGTAAACCTGCTAATGATATAAACCTGCTAACAATGTAAATCTGCTAACGGTGTAAACCTGCTAACAGTGTAAACTTGCTAACGGTGTAAATCTGCTAATGGTGTAAACCTACTAATGAAGTAAACCTGATAACAGTGTAAACCTGCTAATGGTGTAAACTTGATAATGGTGTAAACCTGCTAATGGTGTAAACCTGTTAACGATGTGAATCTGCTAACAGTGTAAACCTGCTAACGGTGTAAACCTGCTAAAAGTGTCAACCTGCTAACCGTGTAAACCTGCTAACTGTATGTTTCCTGCTAACAGTGTAAACCTGCTAACCATGTGTTTCCTGCTAACGATGTAAACCTGCTAACTGTGTGTTTCCTGCTAACCGTGCGTTTCCTGCTAACAGTGTAAACCTGCTAATGATGTAAACCTGCTAACAGTGTAAACTTGCTAATGGTGTAAACCTGCTAACGGTGTAAACCTGCTAATGATGTAAATCTGCTAACAGTGTAAACCTGCTAACAGTGTAAACCTGCTAATGGTGTAAACCTGCTAATGATGTAAACCTGCTAATGGTGTAAACCTGCTAATGCTGTAAACTTGCTAACGGTGTAAATGTGCTAATGGTGTAAACCTGTTAACGATGTGAATCTGCTAACAGTGCAAACCTGCTAATGATGTAAACCTACTAACAATGTAAACCTGCTAACAGTGTAAACCTGCTAACGGTGTAAACCTGCTAACGCTGCAAACCTGCGAACTGTGTAAACCTGCTAATACTGTAAACTTGCTAACGGTGTAAATGTGTTAATGGTGTAAACCTGTTAACGATGTGAATGTGCCAACAGTGCAAACCTGCTAATGATGTAAACCTGCTAACCATGTAAACCTGCTAACTGTATGTTTCCTGCTAATGGTCTAATCCTGCTAACAGTGTAAACCTGCTATCCATGTAAACCTGTTAACTGTGTTTCTTGCTAACGGTGTAAACCTgctaaagcgtctcgagacaatttgactgtaattggcg
Above is a genomic segment from Amphiprion ocellaris isolate individual 3 ecotype Okinawa chromosome 6, ASM2253959v1, whole genome shotgun sequence containing:
- the phf19 gene encoding PHD finger protein 19 isoform X2, producing MFEDLIEAFCGAEPEVSPGGGSCLHGRSLEEDEEAESSLSVGQFVLCHWSDGLYYLGKIQRVSPPRQSCFVTFEDNSKFWVLWKDIQHAGVPGEEPQCSVCREVGPNSDNQSNNLVLICGKCGIGFHQQCHVPPVEGSSSLSPWFCRRCVFALAVRKGGALKKGPIAKALSSMKQVLPYEVDSLDWDSQHRTNQQQCYCYCGGPGEWYLKMLQCFRCQQWFHEACTQCLQESMMFGDRFYLFLCSVCNKGSEYVRRLSLRWVDVVHLVLYNLSVSSKKKYFELDEILAFVSANWEHLQLGKLSNTPPAERGQHLLDALNKYKSKFLCGKEIKKRKCIFRLRTRVPPNPPCKLFPERAQMDGWRGRKKTTASGASERKKRKSKWLLEDAIPSNQLSCSWSSNHHMANIFDFTLDELQSLKSSSRTVSIDQDSTDASTSGSATTSTSYHFRRRVGSRKRKLPSNSYIQWANRSEVGEELGGEEPPEIMEDPRHAHLPTDPAHLLSEASQIHSDSSLLHSSISSYFGAAGRLTNGERYQVLARRVTPQGTVQYLLEWEGTTPY
- the phf19 gene encoding PHD finger protein 19 isoform X1, with amino-acid sequence MFEDLIEAFCGAEPEVSPGGGSCLHGRSLEEDEEAESSLSVGQFVLCHWSDGLYYLGKIQRVSPPRQSCFVTFEDNSKFWVLWKDIQHAGVPGEEPQCSVCREVGPNSDNQSNNLVLICGKCGIGFHQQCHVPPVEGSSSLSPWFCRRCVFALAVRKGGALKKGPIAKALSSMKQVLPYEVDSLDWDSQHRTNQQQCYCYCGGPGEWYLKMLQCFRCQQWFHEACTQCLQESMMFGDRFYLFLCSVCNKGSEYVRRLSLRWVDVVHLVLYNLSVSSKKKYFELDEILAFVSANWEHLQLGKLSNTPPAERGQHLLDALNKYKSKFLCGKEIKKRKCIFRLRTRVPPNPPCKLFPERAQMDGWRGRKKTTASGASERKKRKSKWLLEDAIPSNQLSCSWSSNHHMANIFDFTLDELQSLKSSSSRTVSIDQDSTDASTSGSATTSTSYHFRRRVGSRKRKLPSNSYIQWANRSEVGEELGGEEPPEIMEDPRHAHLPTDPAHLLSEASQIHSDSSLLHSSISSYFGAAGRLTNGERYQVLARRVTPQGTVQYLLEWEGTTPY
- the phf19 gene encoding PHD finger protein 19 isoform X3, yielding MFEDLIEAFCGAEPEVSPGGGSCLHGRSLEEDEEAESSLSVGQFVLCHWSDGLYYLGKIQRVSPPRQSCFVTFEDNSKFWVLWKDIQHAGVPGEEPQCSVCREVGPNSDNQSNNLVLICGKCGIGFHQQCHVPPVEGSSSLSPWFCRRCVFALAVRKGGALKKGPIAKALSSMKQVLPYEVDSLDWDSQHRTNQQQCYCYCGGPGEWYLKMLQCFRCQQWFHEACTQCLQESMMFGDRFYLFLCSVCNKGSEYVRRLSLRWVDVVHLVLYNLSVSSKKKYFELDEILAFVSANWEHLQLGKLSNTPPAERGQHLLDALNKYKSKFLCGKEIKKRKCIFRLRTRVPPNPPCKLFPERAQMDGWRGRKKTTASGASERKKRKSKWLLEDAIPSNQLSCSWSSNHHMANIFDFTLDELQSLKRRRVGSRKRKLPSNSYIQWANRSEVGEELGGEEPPEIMEDPRHAHLPTDPAHLLSEASQIHSDSSLLHSSISSYFGAAGRLTNGERYQVLARRVTPQGTVQYLLEWEGTTPY